The Ciceribacter thiooxidans genome window below encodes:
- a CDS encoding class I SAM-dependent methyltransferase: MTNSKQQKFWNGIAGRYAARPIKDVAAYEAMLADVALRLKPSDRVLELGCGTGGTAIRLSDGVAHWSATDFSSEMIEIARAKPGGENVNFIVADARHAFDDGPFDAICAFNLLHLVDDPPATLDRIFTNLKPGGLLITKTWCFADVGLKLRALFTLLRAVGKFPVATSLTVPQLRQAVLNAGFEIADERIFGKYRQNPYIVARKPELSDR; this comes from the coding sequence ATGACAAACTCCAAGCAGCAGAAGTTCTGGAACGGGATTGCCGGGCGTTACGCGGCCCGGCCAATCAAGGATGTTGCAGCATACGAGGCTATGCTGGCCGACGTCGCATTGCGTCTCAAACCCTCGGACCGGGTTCTTGAGCTCGGCTGTGGGACTGGGGGAACCGCAATCCGGCTGTCAGACGGCGTCGCCCACTGGTCGGCGACGGACTTCTCTTCGGAAATGATCGAGATCGCCCGAGCCAAGCCCGGGGGCGAAAACGTGAACTTTATCGTCGCCGACGCCCGACATGCTTTCGACGACGGACCATTCGATGCGATATGTGCATTCAACCTGTTGCACCTGGTGGATGATCCGCCAGCCACGCTGGATCGGATCTTCACCAATCTGAAGCCTGGTGGTCTGCTGATCACGAAGACCTGGTGCTTCGCCGATGTGGGATTGAAGCTGCGTGCCCTGTTTACCTTGCTCCGTGCCGTCGGGAAGTTTCCCGTGGCGACATCGCTAACCGTTCCCCAGCTTCGGCAGGCCGTTCTCAATGCTGGCTTCGAGATCGCTGACGAGCGCATATTTGGCAAGTACAGGCAGAACCCATATATCGTTGCCCGCAAGCCGGAGCTGTCCGACCGGTAG